A region from the bacterium genome encodes:
- a CDS encoding ribose-phosphate pyrophosphokinase: MLVAGRSNRPFAEEVARQMGVSLAEVEIYNFSDGEIFAKYVENIRGKDLFIIQPTFPPADNLMELLILIDAAKRASAYRVTAVIPYFGYARQDRKDQPRVPITAKLTADLISTAGVDRLLTMDLHSAQIQGFFNVPLDHLYSSPVLTEYWKTKLSSGAVVVSPDVGGVKLARAYAKRLNADFAIIDKRRPRANDVEIMNIIGEVEGRDILLIDDMIDTAGTLTQAATALKNNGARHIYAACTHPILSGSAIEKIMASPIEKITVTDTIPLRHTCEKVEVITVTHVFSEAIARIHKAESISVLFN, translated from the coding sequence ATGTTGGTTGCCGGCCGCAGTAACCGGCCCTTTGCTGAAGAAGTTGCGCGCCAGATGGGTGTGTCACTCGCTGAAGTAGAAATTTACAACTTCAGCGATGGCGAAATTTTCGCCAAATATGTCGAAAACATCCGCGGCAAAGATCTCTTTATCATCCAACCGACTTTTCCTCCGGCCGATAACCTGATGGAACTTCTGATCCTGATTGATGCCGCAAAACGTGCATCGGCGTATCGTGTGACGGCGGTCATTCCCTACTTTGGATATGCCCGTCAGGATCGTAAAGATCAGCCGCGTGTTCCGATCACGGCTAAATTAACCGCCGATCTTATTTCCACTGCAGGCGTTGACCGGCTGCTGACTATGGATTTACATTCGGCGCAGATCCAGGGATTTTTCAACGTTCCGCTCGATCACTTGTATTCTTCGCCGGTATTGACTGAATACTGGAAAACAAAATTATCATCAGGCGCGGTTGTAGTTTCGCCGGACGTTGGCGGAGTAAAATTAGCCCGCGCGTACGCCAAACGCTTGAACGCCGATTTTGCCATTATCGATAAACGGCGGCCACGCGCAAACGACGTGGAAATCATGAATATCATCGGTGAAGTCGAAGGACGCGATATCCTGCTGATCGACGATATGATCGATACGGCCGGTACTTTGACGCAAGCGGCTACGGCGCTGAAGAACAACGGTGCGCGTCATATTTATGCCGCCTGTACGCACCCGATTTTGTCAGGTTCTGCGATTGAAAAAATTATGGCGTCCCCGATTGAAAAAATCACCGTAACCGATACGATTCCATTGCGACATACGTGTGAAAAAGTCGAAGTCATCACGGTTACACACGTTTTTTCCGAAGCGATCGCACGGATTCACAAAGCGGAATCCATCAGCGTATTGTTCAATTAA